A part of Vulcanisaeta moutnovskia 768-28 genomic DNA contains:
- a CDS encoding 50S ribosomal protein L39e — protein sequence MARNKPLGKKLRLAAANKSNRAPPIWVTAKTDRKVLTNPARRLWRRTKLKV from the coding sequence ATGGCCAGGAATAAACCACTGGGTAAGAAGTTAAGACTTGCGGCTGCGAATAAGTCAAATAGGGCACCACCGATTTGGGTAACTGCCAAGACTGACAGAAAGGTTTTAACAAATCCAGCGAGAAGACTTTGGAGAAGAACAAAACTTAAGGTGTAA
- a CDS encoding DNA-binding protein, whose product MSIDENYGEEEGSDQEMSEDELEAIRQKKLQDLQKQMEEERKRQELAAQRRAVLRVILTPEARERLDNLRVVKPELVEALEQQLITLAQSGRVKVPITDEDLKKILETIYKQTHREFRIRYR is encoded by the coding sequence ATGTCTATTGACGAGAATTACGGAGAGGAGGAAGGTAGTGATCAAGAAATGAGTGAGGATGAACTTGAAGCCATTAGGCAGAAGAAGCTTCAGGATCTTCAGAAACAAATGGAGGAGGAAAGGAAAAGACAGGAATTAGCTGCCCAGAGGAGAGCCGTGCTCAGGGTGATACTAACGCCTGAGGCCAGGGAGAGGCTTGATAATCTTAGGGTTGTTAAGCCCGAACTTGTCGAGGCTCTTGAACAACAATTAATAACATTAGCCCAATCCGGCAGAGTCAAAGTGCCCATTACGGATGAAGACCTCAAGAAGATACTGGAAACAATTTATAAACAGACCCATAGAGAGTTCAGGATAAGGTATAGGTGA